The DNA region TTCGAATTTTCAATTCAGTCACAATTTAATGTTCCAATTGAACACtttccttttttattctttttaccAAACATAGGTAGATCTAAAATTGGATCTCAAATTGATGGGTTAGTGTGAGCTTATCCATGCGGTTATGCACACTTTGAATAGGAATCTATTTTCTGAAAGATCCCGGCTTTCGTGCTTTGGTGGGTCTTCGAGATCCTTTCGATGACCTATGTTGAAAAGATATCTATATGATCCGATCAATTGTGTAAAACGTGCGGTAACAACGGAACCAGAGAGGTTATACAGCAAAGACAGTTCTTTATTCtatatactattttatatttctatattttctatTAGTTAGTGATCTCGGTTCAGTGACTCCTTTCTTTCGTGATGAACTGTTGGCACCAGTCCTGAGATCCTCTCGATGACCTATGTTGAAAAGATATCTATATGATCCGATCAATTGTGTAAAATGTGCGGTAACAACGGAACTAGAGaggtgatgactcttcatcatatgcatattgtcccactattttagtcttatttatcctcaactactagttaaattaaggatttatttgatatattttgttgatttttgttacttgagttaaattaaatgttttatgttttattttagtgattaagtaggaatttttcgtaattttacgttgcgttgtgttttggtgcagtgctgaattttggtgagaaatcaacatgacacatgtagagtatttcagccatatctggcgttgtagatgtccaattggagtcaaaccaaatgcaaatgaaatctaggatccatggctacaactttcatgaagacaccggaaccaaattcagactcgaaataGGAGAACAATTCAACatacgccggacagcagatgctgagcgctggagcgcgcccaagcgcaagccaagcgctttttcccagcattcgccactgtcgaaacgcgcccaagcgcatccaagcgcgcctggggcgcgatacccgcaccagcaaccataaaaacacagatttttactgttttatcatctttttgactcttgggaacttgggagacttgtgccctagcatagaaactcaaagacggccaattctaacgcgattgaagcagttttatcaagaatcatccatgaatcattcttgtaattcttctttaatccttatcttttgtatctctgtcatgagtaactaaaccctatttgttagggacgagtgtaaccagatgaaacccttatttttctgatttgatttctagttatatgaatgagtttattgaattatttttctcatctctgtgcttaatgctttttattgcttgatcaacattaaaatgttctacgatttgtattttgaaacggaagtggactttacaaatgcttgagatgagaaattcatgaatttgtagtctagacataggtgcaggtcatgaaaccaattaaattagttgcaaagcaataatttacaagaaaatttctatacggtaatgcttaattctaatcttaaatctactaaggaattaggggttactttggaattaaaggttctgtcactaagacattagggcaagaataataaagagaattcggtaataattcaataaaggatttcaataactaggattaaattagacaccaaggttggattcaaagtgaaactcatccctgacatttttctcattataaaagatcaattttattattgttgttaatttcaaacattatttcaatcaacttgggaacctttttgttcaattctagtaatcaaatataattcaatagtaaaacgcaatccttgagttcgacactcggtactaccgttttattattacttgcaacgattcagtacacttgctgaaacgaaATCAGTGttcttgacgtttcttcattgatcttggatggtgcattctctgtcttgagtcttgagtgtagctagagaagattagaaataaaaatgcaGATCAAAACAGAGAGAAACAGAGCTGCTGTCTCTGtacagaaaaacggagaatgattaacgttcttggtttgtcagtttgaactttcttgagcttcaataatcattctggagttcccgttttaaacgttctggatttcctttgttattgtcttgtcatatgcccagtttgatcaaactttctcgacatttgaattttggagcaTGCAGATCGTCAtgatttttgtctgtctttgagtcctttgatctttgcgatcaaataacctttttgagtctggattattcctacttgttccttgccatgtacttattagatatgaatgatttccagagcGGACTTTTTATCACAGGGATAGAAaacgagaaaggagacaaagggaaagacatttagttgtggaagaagaggttttgggtgattgtgtcatatttactgaaatggccgacccaccaccaccagaacgtactctcggagaatatgggaatcgaattagaaatcgtgctcgattacccattcatcaccaaccggttacagtcaataagtttgaaataagtcctgctctataccgagagttgagggaaattcattttgccggtagacataacgaagacgctaatagacacctcacaaatttctttgagttatgtgaaacagtgaaggtggatggtttgtCTGAGGAAAGCAAGAAGTTGAAGCTATTTCCATTCTCTTTGatagatgatgctaaggagtggttTCTTTCATTCCCCACCGatagcatcaccacatgggatgatcttgaggataagttcttggaacaatatttcCCCCCAGCCATGTTCGTGAGAAAGAGGCAAGAAATTACcggttacaaacagaaagagggggaatctcttcgtgacacctacaggagattcagaaacttactagccggatgtcctaatcatgcttatgacgacacatcccaaatgcaaatattctgtaATGGCTTTAGgccgagcactagaattatgttggatgccacagccggtggttctttgaattacaaaaccgcaacggaagcacgaaagattattgagatcatggcatcaaatgaacagatgatgttgtatgacagaagtggtggttcaacaagtggtgtaatggaattgaatgttatggatgggttAGCTCCAGGCAGGCTACTATCGAAGATGGAAGAGGGTATCGgcactgagataaagaagggaatggcagctctaaatatacaaccacaagtggcccccgtcaaattactaaagcagactagttgtaacctttgtggaggagcacataaaactggagtcTGTGAAGCACTGGATGATAATGAGGTAGAAGAATTAGAACGggtgaattttgtgagtaataacaacaggcagaataacccctactctaatacgtacaatcctggttggagaaatcatccgaatttttcttggagagatcaacaaggtagatctcagggtcaacaagaagCTCAACCAAACCAATTCCCACCCAGAAAGGATGCTTGGGAGAGCGCTATAGAAAAACTAGTTACAAGCACAAGTTCGTTCATTGAGGAGTCAAGAGCcgtccagaaaaatcactctgcatcaatAAAAAATCTTGAGACTCAAATGAGTCAAGAGCCGTCCAAAAAAATCACTCtacatcaataaaaaatcttgagactcaaatgggtcaacttgctcaacaaatggcacaaagaacgtcTGGAAATCTGCCTAGTGACATAGTGCCGAACCCAAGAAACAATGTTACTGCAGTGACCACGAGGAGTGGCAAGGTGAGAGAACAAGTACCACCTGAAGCCAAACAGAGTAGTAGTACCTTGACTCCAACTCACCAGGAGGAAATGGTCACACCAATATCGGTTGAAGAGCGCATCACtattgaaaaggaggaagaacccgTGGTACAAAAAggggaaccactgccaaaaccagaaattcgacttccattccctcaaagattaaggagggaagaaactgaaaagcaatttggtaagtttcttgatgtttttaaaaaattacatattaacATCCCTTTTGCAGAAGCACTAGAGCAGATGCCGACATATGCTAAGTTCATGAAGGATATTCTgtcgaaaaaaagaaaaatcggcggtgaaacagtTATGCTCACTGAAGagtgtagtgctatactacaaaGGAAGTTGCCACCGAAGCTCAAGGaccctggaagcttctcaatcccgtgcgctattggaaatagaacttttgggaaggctttgtgcgatcttggggctagtgtaagtcttatgcccctttcaatatacaaaaaattgggcattggaaaagtcaaggACACACAGCTGATGTTACAGTTTGCGGACCGCTCGATGAAACATccctatggagtggtggaagatgtgttggttaaagtggacaagttcatttttccagtagattttgtggtactagatatggaggaagacaacgacattcctttgattttggggagaccgttcttggcaacagggagagctatgattgatgtagcagatggcaccttaaccttgaaagtaaatgaagaaaccgtcacttttaacattctaaaagccagggaacactcaaaagaaagagaagggtgcaatcgaATCGAGATTTTAGATGAGATAGTCAATGAAGAAATAAANNNNNNNNNNNNNNNNNNNNNNNNNNNNNNNNNNNNNNNNNNNNNNNNNNNNNNNNNNNNNNNNNNNNNNNNNNNNNNNNNNNNNNNNNNNNNNNNNNNNNNNNNNNNNNNNNNNNNNNNNNNNNNNNNNNNNNNNNNNNNNNNNNNNNNNNNNNNNNNNNNNNNNNNNNNNNNNNNNNNNNNNNNNNNNNNNNNNNNNNNNNNNNNNNNNNNNNNNNNNNNNNNNNNNNNNNNNNNNNNNNNNNNNNNNNNNNNNNNNNNNNNNNNNNNNNNNNNNNNNNNNNNNNNNNNNNNNNNNNNNNNNNNNNNNNNNNNNNNNNNNNNNNNNNNNNNNNNNNNNNNNNNNNNNNNNNNNNNNNNNNNNNNNNNNNNNNNNNNNNNNNNNNNNNNNNNNNNNNNNNNNNNNNNNNNNNNNNNNNNNNNNNNNNNNNNNNNNNNNNNNNNNNNNNNNNNNNNNNNNNNNNNNNNNNNNNNNNNNNNNNNNNNNNNNNNNNNNNNNNNNNNNNNNNNNNNNNNNNNNNNNNNNNNNNNNNNNNNNNNNNNNNNNNNNNNNNNNNNNNNNNNNNNNNNNNNNNNNNNNNNNNNNNNNNNNNNNNNNNNNNNNNNNNNNNNNNNNNNNNNNNNNNNNNNNNNNNNNNNNNNNNNNNNNNNNNNNNNNNNNNNNNNNNNNNNNNNNNNNNNNNNNNNNNNNNNNNNNNNNNNNNNNNNNNNNNNNNNNNNNNNNNNNNNNNNNNNNNNNNNNNNNNNNNNNNNNNNNNNNNNNNNNNNNNNNNNNNNNNNNNNNNNNNNNNNNNNNNNNNNNNNNNNNNNNNNNNNNNNNNNNNNNNNNNNNNNNNNNNNNNNNNNNNNNNNNNNNNNNNNNNNNNNNNNNNNNNNNNNNNNNNNNNNNNNNNNNNNNNNNNNNNNNNNNNNNNNNNNNNNNNNNNNNNNNNNNNNNNNNNNNNNNNNNNNNNNNNNNNNNNNNNNNNNNNNNNNNNNNNNNNNNNNNNNNNNNNNNNNNNNNNNNNNNNNNNNNNNNNNNNNNNNNNNNNNNNNNNNNNNNNNNNNNNNNNNNNNNNNNNNNNNNNNNNNNNNNNNNNNNNNNNNNNNNNNNNNNNNNNNNNNNNNNNNNNNNNNNNNNNNNNNNNNNNNNNNNNNNNNNNNNNNNNNNNNNNNNNNNNNNNNNNNNNNNNNNNNNNNNNNNNNNNNNNNNNNNNNNNNNNNNNNNNNNNNNNNNNNNNNNNNNNNNNNNNNNNNNNNNNNNNNNNNNNNNNNNNNNNNNNNNNNNNNNNNNNNNNNNNNNNNNNNNNNNNNNNNNNNNNNNNNNNNNNNNNNNNNNNNNNNNNNNNNNNNNNNNNNNNNNNNNNNNNNNNNNNNNNNNNNNNNNNNNNNNNNNNNNNNNNNNNNNNNNNNNNNNNNNNNNNNNNNNNNNNNNNNNNNNNNNNNNNNNNNNNNNNNNNNNNNNNNNNNNNNNNNNNNNNNNNNNNNNNNNNNNNNNNNNNNNNNNNNNNNNNNNNNNNNNNNNNNNNNNNNNNNNNNNNNNNNNNNNNNNNNNNNNNNNNNNNNNNNNNNNNNNNNNNNNNNNNNNNNNNNNNNNNNNNNNNNNNNNNNNNNNNNNNNNNNNNNNNNNNNNNNNNNNNNNNNNNNNNNNNNNNNNNNNNNNNNNNNNNNNNNNNNNNNNNNNNNNNNNNNNNNNNNNNNNNNNNNNNNNNNNNNNNNNNNNNNNNNNNNNNNNNNNNNNNNNNNNNNNNNNNNNNNNNNNNNNNNNNNNNNNNNNNNNNNNNNNNNNNNNNNNNNNNNNNNNNNNNNNNNNNNNNNNNNNNNNNNNNNNNNNNNNNNNNNNNNNNNNNNNNNNNNNNNNNNNNNNNNNNNNNNNNNNNNNNNNNNNNNNNNNNNNNNNNNNNNNNNNNNNNNNNNNNNNNNNNNNNNNNNNNNNNNNNNNNNNNNNNNNNNNNNNNNNNNNNNNNNNNNNNNNNNNNNNNNNNNNNNNNNNNNNNNNNNNNNNNNNNNNNNNNNNNNNNNNNNNNNNNNNNNNNNNNNNNNNNNNNNNNNNNNNNNNNNNNNNNNNNNNNNNNNNNNNNNNNNNNNNNNNNNNNNNNNNNNNNNNNNNNNNNNNNNNNNNNNNNNNNNNNNNNNNNNNNNNNNNNNNNNNNNNNNNNNNNNNNNNNNNNNNNNNNNNNNNNNNNNNNNNNNNNNNNNNNNNNNNNNNNNNNNNNNNNNNNNNNNNNNNNNNNNNNNNNNNNNNNNNNNNNNNNNNNNNNNNNNNNNNNNNNNNNNNNNNNNNNNNNNNNNNNNNNNNNNNNNNNNNNNNNNNNNNNNNNNNNNNNNNNNNNNNNNNNNNNNNNNNNNNNNNNNNNNNNNNNNNNNNNNNNNNNNNNNNNNNNNNNNNNNNNNNNNNNNNNNNNNNNNNNNNNNNNNNNNNNNNNNNNNNNNNNNNNNNNNNNNNNNNNNNNNNNNNNNNNNNNNNNNNNNNNNNNNNNNNNNNNNNNNNNNNNNNNNNNNNNNNNNNNNNNNNNNNNNNNNNNNNNNNNNNNNNNNNNNNNNNNNNNNNNNNNNNNNNNNNNNNNNNNNNNNNNNNNNNNNNNNNNNNNNNNNNNNNNNNNNNNNNNNNNNNNNNNNNNNNNNNNNNNNNNNNNNNNNNNNNNNNNNNNNNNNNNNNNNNNNNNNNNNNNNNNNNNNNNNNNNNNNNNNNNNNNNNNNNNNNNNNNNNNNNNNNNNNNNNNNNNNNNNNNNNNNNNNNNNNNNNNNNNNNNNNNNNNNNNNNNNNNNNNNNNNNNNNNNNNNNNNNNNNNNNNNNNNNNNNNNNNNNNNNNNNNNNNNNNNNNNNNNNNNNNNNNNNNNNNNNNNNNNNNNNNNNNNNNNNNNNNNNNNNNNNNNNNNNNNNNNNNNNNNNNNNNNNNNNNNNNNNNNNNNNNNNNNNNNNNNNNNNNNNNNNNNNNNNNNNNNNNNNNNNNNNNNNNNNNNNNNNNNNNNNNNNNNNNNNNNNNNNNNNNNNNNNNNNNNNNGAATGATCTGTCAAGCTTAGGACACTAAacaagcgcttattgggaggcaacccaattttatatcctttgcaccgtatttatttattgcgtttcatatttattttattccatttagtttcaattttagtctctaattacTAGCTCTCTTAGTTtggatgtttggtatgagcaagcaATCAaaaaaagatgcgttgagaagcgatcGAACGACTCCAAGTGACCCcagcgcgcccaagcgctttGCACGGCTATAAGTCCTTCAAAACCCCTATCTTCTCATTCAACACTCCTCTTCTTCATTATCACTCTCCAAACCCTCCTCCATCATCAACAAAGGTCAGTGTCCACTTTTTCATTCGCCAAGCCCTCCATCATCATCTCAAGTAAGTCTCCTCCCTTATCCAACATTCTTTCTtcctcaagtaagttttccCCAAGTCCTAATATCAATTATTGCTTGTTCATTGATGCATGTGGGTTTTGCATTCGAATTGATGCTAGTACTAGGAAGTATTCATACATGCATGTTCATTTTCTGAGATTGAATgggtgatgactcttcatcttatgcatattttcccactattttagtcttatttatcctcaactactagttaaattaaggatttatttgatatat from Cicer arietinum cultivar CDC Frontier isolate Library 1 unplaced genomic scaffold, Cicar.CDCFrontier_v2.0 Ca_scaffold_5985_v2.0, whole genome shotgun sequence includes:
- the LOC140919200 gene encoding uncharacterized protein → MAQRTSGNLPSDIVPNPRNNVTAVTTRSGKVREQVPPEAKQSSSTLTPTHQEEMVTPISVEERITIEKEEEPVVQKGEPLPKPEIRLPFPQRLRREETEKQFGKFLDVFKKLHINIPFAEALEQMPTYAKFMKDILSKKRKIGGETVMLTEECSAILQRKLPPKLKDPGSFSIPCAIGNRTFGKALCDLGASVSLMPLSIYKKLGIGKVKDTQLMLQFADRSMKHPYGVVEDVLVKVDKFIFPVDFVVLDMEEDNDIPLILGRPFLATGRAMIDVADGTLTLKVNEETVTFNILKAREHSKEREG